Proteins co-encoded in one Fusarium fujikuroi IMI 58289 draft genome, chromosome FFUJ_chr06 genomic window:
- a CDS encoding related to a retinal short-chain dehydrogenase/reductase has translation MSLPTLDKATLGHVVELAKNRNILAGAAAVFLIGMIPSFNAWLTRRKVNNHLTDSSWDWTKEVVVVTGGSSGIGKEIVLKLAKKHTMVIIVDLNAPGYQLPPNVSFCSADLSDPIEISKVSKKIVSEHGDPTVLINNAGIGNAMSILACPESKIRKVFDVNMIAPILLAKHFLPAMIRRNHGHIVNVGSLASFATQASNVDYGCTKSGLLAFHEGLLQELRHIYKAPLVRASIIHPTWVKTPLIADLIAKGKMKDTTISAECVADGVVKQLYTGYGAQIVVPNSSAWTSMIRGFPGWVQERLRDKVSVMLLNAMAS, from the exons ATGTCATTACCCACGCTTGACAAAGCTACCCTAGGCCATGTAGTAGAATTGGCCAAGAATAGGAATATCTTGGCTGGAGCTGCGGCAGTGTTCTTGATAGGCATGATCCCGAGTTTTAACGCCTGGTTAACCAGGAGAAAGGTCAACAATCATCTTACCGACAGCAGTTGGGACTGGACAAAAGAAGTCGTTGTTGTCACTGGTGGTAGTAGCGGTATTGGCAAAGAGATTGTCCTCAAGCTTGCAAAGAAGCACACCATGGTCATAATTGTTGATTTAAATGCTCCAGGCTATCAACTCC CCCCCAACGTGTCTTTCTGTTCAGCAGACCTCTCCGACCCCATTGAAATCTCCAAAGTCTCCAAGAAGATTGTCTCTGAACATGGCGACCCAACCGTTCTCATTAACAATGCTGGAATTGGCAACGCCATGTCTATTCTCGCTTGTCCCGAGTCCAAGATCCGCAAAGTCTTTGACGTGAATATGATAGCGCCGATATTACTTGCCAAACACTTCCTGCCTGCTATGATACGGAGAAACCATGGCCACATCGTTAACGTTGGTAGCCTGGCTTCTTTTGCAACACAGGCCTCCAATGTCGATTACGGGTGTACCAAGTCTGGACTCCTCGCGTTCCACGAGGGTTTGCTACAGGAGCTGAGGCATATTTACAAAGCACCATTGGTGCGAGCTAG CATCATTCATCCGACTTGGGTAAAGACACCGTTAATCGCAGACCTCATCGCTAAGGGGAAAATGAAGGACACCACGATATCGGCAGAGTGTGTcgctgatggtgttgtgaAACAACTTTATACTGGTTATGGAGCTCAAATCGTCGTACCAAATTCCTCGGCCTGGACTTCTATGATACGTGGGTTCCCCGGTTGGGTCCAGGAAAGGTTGCGTGACAAGGTGTCTGTTATGCTGCTGAATGCAATGGCTAGTTGA
- a CDS encoding probable proline racemase, with the protein MPFKRSFNTVGVHCGGEVCDVVVGGVRDVPGKTMYDKMMHFWKHEDHLRNLLLNEPRGCSAMCHNLVLPPTNPEADYGFIIMEHEEYPPMSGANTVATVTCLLETGMVTMQEPETVVKLDAPAGLVTAYARCENGKCKSVRFHNVPAFVFATDKEISVPELGTVKVDIAYGGMIYVLVDAASVGLKIKTTEGAKLVKVGERIKKAVMEQTDPVHPENPGIHGVTIIEFTEPLYEYKDGKAANNTVVVSPGRLDRSPCGTGTCARLAVLHAKGELKEGENFYHRGITGTEFVGRVEGTTKVGEYSAIHPSVEGQAWITSFKQVVLDSTDPFPEGFRVGDTWHLDPEE; encoded by the coding sequence ATGCCCTTCAAGCGCAGCTTCAACACAGTAGGCGTCCACTGCGGCGGCGAAGTCTGCGACGTTGTTGTTGGCGGCGTTCGCGATGTCCCTGGCAAGACAATGTACGACAAGATGATGCACTTCTGGAAACATGAAGACCACCTCAGGAACCTCCTCCTGAACGAACCTCGAGGCTGTTCTGCTATGTGCCACAACCTCGTCTTGCCCCCTACGAACCCGGAAGCTGACTatggcttcatcatcatggagcATGAAGAGTACCCGCCCATGTCGGGAGCCAATACCGTTGCGACGGTGACGTGCCTGCTGGAAACGGGCATGGTGACGATGCAGGAGCCTGAGACGgttgtcaagcttgatgcGCCGGCTGGACTTGTTACTGCGTATGCAAGGTGTGAGAATGGGAAATGCAAGAGCGTCAGGTTTCATAACGTCCCTGCTTTTGTGTTTGCCACTGACAAGGAGATCTCGGTACCGGAACTAGGCACGGTGAAGGTCGACATTGCCTATGGAGGGATGATATACGTGCTGGTAGATGCTGCATCAGTTGGTCTGAAGATCAAGACTACGGAGGGAGCCAAGCTTGTCAAAGTCGGAGAGCGCATCAAGAAAGCAGTCATGGAACAAACGGACCCAGTACACCCAGAAAACCCGGGCATTCACGGCGTCACAATCATCGAGTTCACGGAGCCTCTGTATGAGTACAAGGATGGAAAGGCAGCAAATAACACTGTCGTTGTGTCTCCCGGGCGCTTAGATCGAAGTCCCTGCGGAACAGGAACATGTGCAAGGCTAGCAGTTCTCCATGCAAAAGGAGAGCTGAAGGAGGGCGAGAACTTTTACCATCGCGGTATCACTGGGACAGAATTTGTTGGCCGAGTGGAAGGAACAACCAAGGTTGGGGAGTATTCTGCGATTCATCCCTCTGTTGAAGGACAGGCTTGGATAACAAGCTTCAAGCAAGTTGTGTTGGATTCCACAGACCCCTTCCCTGAAGGGTTTCGTGTAGGTGATACATGGCATCTGGACCCTGAAGAGTAG
- a CDS encoding related to esterase has protein sequence MPASYPTSSIVVNRTSLHWRMMIPPSVSHLLAVGVGIGTLSHASALDTTTVKTDSGVVKGFTDASFPNVAQFLGIPYAEPPVGKRRWAPAIAKGLFGTLDATHQGAACPQAEPSNSGPWRPEFLIKPNSTSEDCLYVNVWTPCKPRGGNKGKLPVLVWIHGGGFGAGGGNIDYQVPPHWVARSQKHIVVSLNYRLGIFGFPNAAGLDSKEQNLGLLDQRLAVEWVRDNISRFGGDPKRITLWGQSAGGASVGYYQYAYPKDPIAHAYIQDSGGVFLPINNVDSSHSNFTSIAKSFKCEKGNQVDCLRGVPFKDIQKKVENTAGVSFVPVVDQRTRFSDYSKRLLSSRIPKLPSIIGTNRDEWNFGGEPAEPPVKPPPEQVHTDSTFGCPAHFETALRSSTNAQTWRYMYSSNFTNIMPGDEGAFHSAELPLIFGTHDIARNKSGPFEYKISHAMQDYWLAFIQDPYAGLTRKGWKPTAGGYDTLQTGVEFGYDNEIVTRKYSFKSFQDGCKNATAVEQ, from the exons ATGCCAGCTTCATATCCCACGAGTTCGATTGTCGTCAATCGTACCTCCTTACACTGGCGCATGATGATTCCACCGAGtgtttctcatcttctggccGTTGGGGTAGGAATCGGCACTCTATCTCATGCCTCTGCTCTTGATACGACAACCGTAAAGACGGACAGCGGTGTTGTTAAAGGCTTTACGGATGCATCATTTCCCAATGTGGCTCAATTCCTCGGTATACCTTATGCCGAACCTCCGGTTGGGAAACGGCGATGGGCTCCTGCAATAGCCAAAGGGCTATTCGGAACATTAGATGCAACGCATCAAGGCGCAGCTTGTCCTCAGGCTGAACCATCCAACAGTGGCCCATGGCGCCCTGAGTTTCTGATCAAGCCTAACAGTACAAGCGAAGACTGTCTGTATGTTAATGTTTGGACTCCATGCAAGCCTCGGGGAGGCAACAAGGGAAAGCTCCCGGTCTTGGTTTGGATCCATGGTGGTGGTTTTGGTGCC GGCGGTGGTAATATTGACTACCAGGTGCCTCCCCACTGGGTCGCAAGAAGCCAGAAGCACATAGTCGTCAGCCTCAA CTATCGTCTAGGAATCTTTGGGTTCCCTAATGCCGCGGGTCTTGACTCCAAGGAACAAAACTTGGGACTTTTGGATCAACGTCTCGCTGTTGAGTGGGTGCGCGACAACATCTCACGATTCGGAGGAGATCCCAAGAGGATCACTCTCTGGGGGCAGAGTGCCGGTGGTGCTTCTGTTGGATACTATCAGTATGCGTATCCTAAGGACCCAATCGCGCATGCATACATCCAGGATTCTGGGGGTGTCTTCTTACCCATCAACAATGTGGATTCATCGCACTCCAACTTTACTTCAATTGCGAAGTCGTTCAAGTGTGAGAAAGGCAATCAGGTTGACTGCCTGCGAGGGGTACCATTCAAGGATAtccagaagaaggtcgagaaTACAGCGGGAGTTAGCTTTGTCCCTGTAGTCGACCAGAGAACCAGGTTCTCCGACTACTCGAAGCGGCTTCTATCGTCCAGGATCCCTAAGCTG CCATCCATCATCGGCACAAACAGAGATGAATGGAACTTTGGTGGAGAGCCAGCCGAGCCTCCAGTCAAACCACCACCCGAGCAAGTCCACACAGACAGTACCTTTGGTTGTCCCGCACACTTCGAAACAGCTCTGCGGTCGTCCACCAATGCCCAGACCTGGCGATACATGTATTCATCAAATTTTACCAACATCATGCCCGGAGATGAGGGGGCTTTTCACTCTGCTGAGCTTCCTTTGATCTTTGGAACCCATGATATCGCACGGAATAAGTCTGGGCCGTTTGAGTACAAGATCAGTCATGCTATGCAGGATTATTGGTTGGCTTTTATTCAAGACCCATATGCTGGATTGACAAGGAAGGGATGGAAGCCAACGGCTGGAGGGTATGATACGTTGCAAACTGGTGTGGAGTTTGGGTATGACAATGAGATTGTCACGAGAAAGTATTCATTCAAGTCCTTTCAGGATGGATGTAAGAATGCTACTGCAGTAGAGCAATAG
- a CDS encoding T10-like protein gives MCIVLLTTAHPDYALIAIDNRDEFILRPTSRPHWWTHGTSGRPVLSSRDLQRAEKGTWMGISKDGLMAVLTNYRETDVQDQNHPIHAAKSRGGMVTAWLGTPPEESLKDSVHKLVENDGVKGVGGFSMVCGKLRKQTQGIAIVSNRAGNVEEVPIVAKERGEILGLSNTAFDATGNQEEWPKIAMGKKLFREAIDKSVSDKKSKDDFVSDLFDVLSHDTLPRNENASLVEYIHELKKSVFIPLIGDEKHRKAMEAAMAKGPGEWTDDQAAAEELMSEARPDPSTTPIMGFETGMYGTQRQTVVLVDWEGNVTMVERALWDGNGNAVPKGEGDFKFEFEINGWNDEFCNGSTNGTNGETNGYL, from the coding sequence ATGTGCATCGTACTTCTTACTACAGCGCATCCCGATTATGCATTAATCGCCATTGATAATCGGGACGAGTTCATTCTTAGGCCGACATCGCGGCCTCACTGGTGGACTCACGGTACATCTGGTCGACCAGTCTTGTCGTCACGGGATCTTCAACGAGCAGAGAAAGGAACATGGATGGGCATTAGCAAGGACGGCCTGATGGCTGTGCTCACCAATTACCGAGAAACAGATGTTCAGGACCAGAACCACCCTATTCATGCTGCCAAAAGCCGCGGCGGTATGGTCACCGCCTGGTTGGGAACACCACCCGAAGAGAGTCTCAAGGACAGCGTCCACAAATTGGTCGAGAACGACGGCGTTAAGGGCGTCGGCGGCTTTTCCATGGTTTGCGGCAAGCTGAGGAAGCAGACTCAAGGTATTGCGATTGTAAGCAACCGGGCGGGTAACGTCGAAGAGGTGCCTATCGTCGCCAAAGAGCGCGGTGAGATTTTGGGTCTGAGCAACACTGCCTTCGATGCGACAGGGAACCAGGAGGAATGGCCCAAGATCGCAATGGGCAAGAAGCTATTCCGCGAAGCTATCGATAAATCTGTATCCGACAAGAAAAGCAAGGATGACTTTGTTTCAGACCTCTTTGATGTTCTCAGCCACGACACACTACCCAGGAACGAGAACGCGAGTCTCGTCGAATACATCcacgagctcaagaagagcgtCTTCATCCCGTTGATCGGCGACGAGAAGCATCGAAAGGCAATGGAAGCGGCCATGGCGAAAGGACCCGGTGAATGGACAGACGATCAagcagctgctgaagagctgATGTCCGAAGCACGACCGGATCCTAGTACAACACCCATTATGGGTTTCGAGACTGGCATGTACGGCACCCAGCGACAGACTGTGGTTCTGGTCGATTGGGAGGGTAATGTTACGATGGTGGAGCGGGCGCTTTGGGATGGAAATGGCAATGCGGTGCCAAAGGGAGAAGGCGACTTCAAGTTCGAGTTTGAGATCAATGGATGGAATGACGAGTTTTGTAATGGAAGCACAAATGGTACGAATGGAGAGACGAATGGGTATTTGTAG
- a CDS encoding related to transcription/repair factor TFIIH subunit, with translation MSVSPAPSLQLAEYLEKLPGTTFRKLYQQPSTAFAIFRRMLPHLAKTFVMRILYSPKPILLSDLDDWVKPSHKRQKDQALSILRVLHIVSITAPSKERPQEMQLTTNFKLSLRLALSGGGTHNSFGVPSTLQIPPEIDIAFLDRYARKKWEDILHFVVSSVGYKSAGESSGPNKSVKELLVAGRLVDRKASGSVGITQAGFTFLLQEANAQVWTLLLLWLEAMEVNKMAGLEATDMLSFLFVLASMELGRAYDTNALTEQRKNMLPSLVDFGLIYIPNHKRSMFFPTRLATTLTSSSNSLRSISDGVAAATAAALQPGQSSAPGGSVTAANTEQRGSVIIETNYRIYAYTQSTLQIAVLALFTKLAMRFPDMVAGRISRQSIRQAIQFGITAEQIISYLSAHAHDQMHRTAALNNKPVLPPTVVDQIRLWQLENERMKTTSGFLFKSFEDDREYKDISRFAEEVGVLVWKNDARQMFFASKHEQIRDYMKIRKKTE, from the exons ATGTCAGTCAGCCCAGCGCCCTCCCTCCAACTCGCGGAGTATCTCGAGAAACTCCCCGGCACGACCTTCCGCAAGCTCTACCAACAACCCTCAACCGCGTTCGCCATCTTCCGTCGCATGCTACCGCACCTTG CAAAGACCTTTGTCATGCGCATTCTCTATTCTCCCAAACCTATACTTCTCAGCGATCTAGATGACTGGGTGAAACCAAGCCACAAGCGCCAGAAGGACCAGGCGTTGTCGATCCTGCGCGTTCTACACATCGTTTCGATCACGGCGCCTTCAAAGGAACGACCGCAGGAAATGCAACTTACTACGAACTTTAAACTATCCCTTCGACTCGCGCTATCAGGCGGCGGCACACATAACTCCTTCGGCGTACCGTCAACACTCCAAATCCCGCCCGAAATCGACATCGCCTTCCTCGACCGCTACGCGCGAAAGAAATGGGAAGACATCCTGCACTTTGTCGTATCTAGTGTTGGCTATAAGAGCGCCGGCGAATCTTCTGGACCGAATAAGAGCGTGAAGGAACTCCTCGTCGCAGGCCGCCTCGTCGATCGTAAAGCAAGCGGTAGCGTTGGTATCACACAAGCTGGTTTTACCTTTTTGCTGCAAGAGGCCAATGCGCAAGTATGGACGCTTCTGTTGCTTTGGCTGGAGGCTATGGAGGTGAATAAGATGGCTGGGCTGGAGGCTACAGATATGCTCTCGttcctcttcgtccttgCCAGCATGGAGCTTGGTCGCGCGTACGACACGAATGCGCTGACGGAACAGCGTAAGAACATGTTGCCCTCGCTTGTCGACTTTGGGTTGATTTACATCCCTAACCACAAACGTTCCATGTTCTTCCCGACTCGTTTGGCTACGACCCTCACCTCGAGCAGCAATAGTCTTCGCAGCATCAGTGATGGCGTTGCAGCCGCGACGGCAGCTGCTCTACAGCCAGGGCAATCTAGTGCACCAGGGGGCAGCGTGACAGCCGCCAATACCGAGCAGCGCGGCAGTGTGATCATCGAGACCAACTACCGTATTTACGCCTACACCCAGTCAACACTTCAAATCGCGGTCCTTGCTCTCTTCACCAAACTCGCAATGCGCTTTCCCGACATGGTCGCCGGCCGCATCTCCCGCCAATCCATCCGACAAGCCATTCAGTTTGGCATCACCGCCGAGCAGATCATATCCTACCTCTCCGCGCACGCACACGATCAAATGCACCGCACCGCAGCTCTAAACAACAAACCCGTTCTGCCCCCCACGGTAGTCGACCAAATTCGCCTATGGCAGCTCGAAAACGAACGCATGAAGACAACGAGCGGGTTCCTGTTCAAGTCATTCGAGGATGATAGGGAATACAAGGATATATCAAGATTTGCCGAGGAAGTGGGTGTCTTGGTGTGGAAGAATGATGCAAGACAGATGTTCTTTGCGAGCAAGCACGAGCAGATTAGAGACTATATGAAGATTCGCAAGAAGACGGAATGA